Proteins from a genomic interval of Mycolicibacterium grossiae:
- a CDS encoding AMP-binding protein, translated as MPNPSLLSVLRERAGVAPNDAAFTYTDYDVDWNGVSETLTWSQAFRRTINVAIEVAKHGEVGDRAVIVAPQGLHYIYAFLGAMQAGRIAVPLSIPAVGSHDERISAVFADTDPTVILTTAAIAPSVTEYLPEAHAGAAVIVVDELDLDGRNGSGPRIKDAPSTAYLQYTSGSTRTPAGVQVTDRNLAANFEQLMADYFPDLGGVAPPDTTIVSWLPFYHDMGLMLGVIAPILGGYQAKLTSPLAFLAKPARWIQALASHPHTYSAGPNFAFELSVRKTSDEDMEGYDLSNVLTIVSGSERAHPATLDRFVDRFAKFGFRSSMMTPSYGMAEATVYVATRATGGGPLVVHFDAEKLADGIAARTSAADGGSPLISYGVPKSPLVRIVEPDSRTECPHGTVGEIWVHGDNVSPGYWRNPESRQDTFGGTLANPSDGTPEGPWLRTGDLGFISDDELFIVGRVKDLLIVRGRNHYPEDIEATVQEITGGRVAAISVSVDASEKLVTIIEYKKRGSGDEATQKLTSVRNDVTSAISRSHGLTVADLVLVPPGSIPTTTSGKIRRAQCVEQYRKQEFARLDA; from the coding sequence ATGCCCAACCCGTCCCTGCTGTCCGTGCTGCGCGAACGCGCCGGGGTGGCGCCCAACGACGCCGCGTTCACCTACACCGACTACGACGTCGACTGGAACGGCGTCAGCGAGACGCTGACCTGGTCACAGGCGTTCCGGCGCACCATCAACGTTGCGATCGAGGTGGCCAAGCACGGCGAGGTGGGCGACCGCGCCGTCATCGTCGCCCCGCAGGGGCTGCACTACATCTACGCGTTCCTCGGCGCCATGCAGGCCGGCCGGATCGCCGTACCGCTGTCGATCCCCGCGGTCGGCTCGCACGACGAGCGCATCAGCGCCGTGTTCGCCGACACCGACCCCACGGTCATCCTCACCACGGCGGCCATCGCGCCGAGCGTCACCGAGTACCTGCCCGAGGCGCACGCCGGCGCCGCGGTGATCGTGGTCGACGAGCTGGACCTCGACGGCCGCAACGGCTCCGGCCCCCGCATCAAGGACGCGCCGAGCACCGCCTACCTGCAGTACACGTCGGGCTCGACGCGCACCCCGGCCGGCGTGCAGGTGACCGACCGCAACCTCGCAGCCAACTTCGAGCAGCTGATGGCCGACTACTTCCCCGACCTCGGCGGGGTGGCGCCGCCGGACACCACCATCGTGTCGTGGCTGCCCTTCTACCACGACATGGGGCTGATGCTCGGCGTCATCGCGCCCATCCTCGGCGGCTACCAGGCGAAGCTGACCAGCCCGCTGGCCTTCCTCGCGAAGCCCGCCCGCTGGATCCAGGCGCTGGCTTCTCACCCGCACACCTACTCGGCCGGTCCGAACTTCGCCTTCGAACTGTCCGTGCGCAAGACCTCCGACGAGGACATGGAGGGCTACGACCTGTCCAACGTCCTCACCATCGTCAGCGGCAGCGAGCGCGCTCACCCGGCCACGCTGGATCGCTTCGTCGACCGGTTCGCGAAGTTCGGCTTCCGCTCGAGCATGATGACGCCGTCCTACGGCATGGCCGAGGCGACCGTCTACGTGGCGACCCGGGCCACCGGCGGCGGCCCGCTGGTGGTGCACTTCGACGCCGAGAAGCTGGCCGACGGCATCGCCGCGCGCACCTCGGCCGCCGACGGCGGCAGCCCGCTGATCAGTTACGGCGTGCCGAAGTCCCCTCTGGTGCGGATCGTCGAGCCGGACTCGCGGACCGAGTGCCCGCACGGCACCGTCGGTGAGATCTGGGTGCACGGCGACAACGTCTCCCCCGGCTACTGGCGCAACCCCGAGTCGCGGCAGGACACCTTCGGCGGCACGTTGGCGAACCCGTCGGACGGGACGCCGGAGGGTCCGTGGCTGCGCACCGGCGACCTCGGCTTCATCTCCGACGACGAGCTGTTCATCGTCGGCCGGGTGAAGGACCTGCTCATCGTCCGCGGGCGCAACCACTACCCCGAGGACATCGAGGCGACCGTGCAGGAAATCACCGGCGGCCGCGTCGCCGCGATCTCGGTGTCGGTCGACGCCTCCGAGAAGCTCGTCACGATCATTGAATACAAGAAGCGCGGCTCCGGCGACGAGGCGACTCAGAAGCTCACGAGCGTCCGCAACGACGTCACGTCGGCCATCTCCCGCTCACACGGGCTGACCGTCGCCGATCTGGTGCTGGTGCCGCCCGGGTCGATCCCCACCACGACGAGCGGCAAGATCCGGCGCGCCCAGTGCGTCGAGCAGTATCGCAAGCAGGAGTTCGCCCGGCTGGACGCCTGA
- a CDS encoding flavin reductase family protein, translating to MSSTDLSPASLREAFGHFPSGVIAIAAEVDGTRVGLAASTFVPVSLDPPLVSFCVQNTSTTWPKLVDLPSLGISVLGESHDEAARTLAAKTGDRFAGLETVSRDSGAVFIDGTSIWLESAIEQLVPAGDHTIVILRVSDITVHDDVSPIVFHRSTFRRLGQ from the coding sequence ATGAGCAGCACCGATCTGAGTCCGGCGTCGCTACGCGAGGCGTTCGGTCACTTCCCGTCCGGCGTGATCGCGATCGCCGCGGAGGTCGACGGCACCCGCGTCGGCCTGGCCGCCAGCACGTTCGTGCCGGTGTCGCTCGACCCGCCGCTGGTGTCGTTCTGCGTGCAGAACACCTCGACGACGTGGCCCAAGCTGGTGGATCTGCCGTCGCTGGGCATCAGCGTCCTCGGCGAGTCGCACGACGAGGCGGCCCGCACGCTCGCCGCCAAGACCGGGGACCGCTTCGCGGGTCTGGAGACGGTGTCGCGCGACAGCGGCGCGGTGTTCATCGACGGCACGTCCATCTGGCTGGAGAGCGCCATCGAGCAGCTCGTCCCGGCCGGTGATCACACCATCGTCATCCTGCGGGTCTCCGACATCACCGTGCACGACGACGTCTCGCCGATCGTGTTCCACCGCAGCACCTTTCGGCGCCTCGGCCAATAG
- a CDS encoding succinate dehydrogenase/fumarate reductase iron-sulfur subunit — translation MAAYNASMRVWRGDAAGGELKDYTVEVNDGEVVLDIIHRLQQTQVGDLAVRWNCKAGKCGSCSVEINGRPRLACMTRMSTFGEDEVVTVTPLRTFPVMRDLVTDVSFNYEKAREIPSFTPPKDLQPGEYRMAQEDVNRSQEFRKCIECFLCQNVCHVNRDHEENKLAFSGPRYLMRQAELDMHPLDTHGHRAEQAQEENGLGYCNITKCCTEVCPEHIKITDNALIPMKERAADRKYDPIVWLGNKLFRR, via the coding sequence ATGGCTGCTTACAACGCGAGCATGCGGGTCTGGCGCGGCGACGCCGCCGGCGGCGAGCTGAAGGACTACACCGTCGAGGTCAACGACGGCGAGGTGGTGCTCGACATCATCCACCGGCTGCAGCAGACCCAGGTGGGCGACCTCGCGGTGCGGTGGAACTGCAAGGCCGGCAAGTGCGGATCGTGTTCGGTGGAGATCAACGGCCGTCCCCGGCTGGCGTGCATGACCCGCATGTCGACCTTCGGCGAGGACGAGGTCGTCACCGTCACCCCGCTGCGGACCTTCCCGGTGATGCGCGACCTGGTGACCGACGTGTCGTTCAACTACGAGAAGGCGCGGGAGATCCCGTCGTTCACGCCGCCCAAGGACCTGCAGCCCGGTGAGTACCGGATGGCGCAGGAGGACGTGAACCGCAGCCAGGAGTTCCGCAAGTGCATCGAGTGCTTCCTGTGCCAGAACGTCTGCCACGTCAACCGTGACCACGAGGAGAACAAGCTCGCGTTCTCCGGCCCGCGCTACCTGATGCGCCAGGCCGAACTCGACATGCATCCGCTGGACACCCACGGTCACCGCGCCGAGCAGGCCCAGGAGGAGAACGGCCTGGGCTACTGCAACATCACCAAGTGCTGCACCGAGGTCTGCCCCGAGCACATCAAGATCACCGACAACGCGCTGATCCCCATGAAGGAGCGCGCGGCCGACCGCAAGTACGACCCGATCGTCTGGCTCGGCAACAAGCTGTTCCGGCGCTAG